From the genome of Cytobacillus firmus, one region includes:
- a CDS encoding MurR/RpiR family transcriptional regulator, which yields MHFEERIHKFEYKLNDTDDQIIEYILQNKSEFVTKSIQSLAAAFYTVPNTITRLSKKLGYDGFSHLKNSIKDEIDTTNFVDEESSYYLIQKTFELLDMEQIERVTKLIHDAKHVFFFGVGDSADFCEMMVRNLRVAGKGSEFSIHRHEVLHRIELMNKQDVLFLISLTGETEQVLEMAERAKGRGVTIVSLTHFNRNSLQKLASFNLYCYSPKKVMNGYNITDRTPLMIVLQTISQFYWDHF from the coding sequence ATGCACTTTGAAGAACGTATACATAAATTTGAATATAAACTAAATGATACGGATGATCAGATTATTGAATATATCCTCCAAAATAAATCCGAATTTGTAACCAAGTCTATACAAAGTCTGGCAGCAGCTTTTTATACAGTCCCCAACACCATCACCAGGCTTTCAAAAAAGCTGGGGTATGACGGTTTCTCTCATCTTAAAAATAGCATTAAAGATGAAATTGATACTACTAATTTTGTGGATGAGGAAAGTTCCTATTACCTTATTCAAAAGACATTTGAGCTTTTAGACATGGAGCAAATTGAAAGAGTTACTAAATTAATTCATGATGCCAAACATGTTTTTTTCTTCGGAGTGGGGGATTCTGCTGATTTTTGTGAGATGATGGTGCGGAACTTGCGTGTAGCTGGAAAGGGATCCGAATTCTCTATTCATCGTCATGAAGTACTCCATAGGATAGAACTAATGAATAAACAGGATGTTCTCTTTTTAATTAGCTTAACAGGTGAAACTGAGCAGGTTCTTGAGATGGCTGAGCGAGCAAAGGGAAGAGGGGTTACAATCGTGTCACTGACCCATTTCAACCGTAATTCCCTGCAGAAATTAGCCTCCTTTAATTTATATTGTTACTCACCCAAAAAGGTAATGAACGGGTACAATATCACGGATAGAACGCCATTAATGATAGTTTTACAGACCATTTCTCAATTCTATTGGGATCATTTTTAA
- the malX gene encoding maltose/glucose-specific PTS transporter subunit IIBC: MNTKMKKSSIGWEFFQGLGKTFMLPVALLAFMGLLLGIGSSFTSPATIENLPFLDYNVIQIILRFMSMVGGFAFTYLPLLFAVAIPLGLVRYEKGVAAFAGLIGYIMMHLSINFYLTETDQLAAADVMRQEGQGMVLGIQSLEMGVLGGIIAGILVYLLHQRFHTIKLPNAFAFFGGVRFVPIITSIVMSVVGIVIPMIWPLFTMIINGIGSMISSAGVFGPFLFGAGERLLLPFGLHHILVAMIRFTEAGGTMVVNGETVSGALNIFYAQLQSGEPISSSATAFLSQGKMPTFMFGLPAVALAIYHTAKPENRNKIKGLLISGVIATFVTGITEPIEFLFLFLAPALYGIHVVLTGLGFMVMALLNVKIGNTDGGILDFFIFGILQGAESKWYLVLVVGLIWFAIYYSVFRYAIVKFNLKTPGREDQSETGVSAAPESKDGKTSNQARELLYALGGAENIVSLDNCITRLRLVVDDMKKLNEPALKKNGALGVIKLDAHNVQVVIGPQVNHVRVEMDKLIDINEVKSG; this comes from the coding sequence ATGAATACGAAGATGAAGAAATCTTCAATAGGGTGGGAGTTCTTCCAGGGGCTTGGAAAAACATTTATGCTTCCTGTTGCACTCCTAGCATTTATGGGTTTGCTCTTAGGTATCGGCAGTTCGTTTACAAGCCCTGCAACCATCGAAAATTTACCTTTTCTAGATTATAACGTGATTCAGATTATCTTACGTTTTATGTCAATGGTTGGCGGTTTTGCTTTTACCTATTTGCCGCTTTTATTTGCTGTAGCGATTCCACTTGGACTAGTCCGCTATGAAAAAGGGGTCGCCGCTTTTGCAGGTCTTATTGGTTATATCATGATGCATTTATCGATTAATTTTTATTTAACAGAAACCGATCAGCTTGCGGCTGCCGATGTGATGAGACAAGAAGGACAAGGGATGGTCCTTGGTATTCAGAGCCTCGAGATGGGTGTTTTAGGCGGAATTATCGCGGGTATTCTTGTTTATTTGCTGCATCAGCGCTTCCATACGATTAAGCTGCCAAATGCCTTTGCCTTCTTTGGAGGGGTTAGATTCGTTCCCATCATCACTTCTATTGTCATGTCAGTCGTAGGAATCGTGATTCCAATGATTTGGCCATTGTTTACCATGATTATTAATGGAATAGGATCGATGATAAGCAGTGCTGGTGTGTTCGGTCCATTTCTATTTGGTGCCGGCGAACGATTGCTTCTTCCATTTGGATTACATCATATTTTAGTAGCCATGATTCGTTTTACAGAAGCCGGGGGAACCATGGTGGTAAACGGTGAGACTGTTTCAGGTGCGCTCAATATTTTCTATGCCCAGCTGCAAAGCGGGGAGCCTATTAGTTCTTCAGCAACAGCCTTCCTATCACAAGGGAAAATGCCGACCTTTATGTTTGGTCTGCCAGCGGTTGCTTTAGCTATTTACCACACAGCAAAGCCTGAGAATCGCAATAAGATTAAGGGACTTCTAATCTCAGGAGTTATTGCTACTTTTGTGACAGGGATTACCGAGCCGATCGAGTTTCTGTTCTTGTTCCTTGCACCAGCCTTATATGGAATCCATGTGGTTTTAACTGGTCTTGGATTTATGGTGATGGCCCTTCTTAATGTGAAAATCGGAAATACTGATGGTGGGATTTTGGACTTCTTTATTTTTGGAATCCTACAAGGAGCTGAATCAAAATGGTATTTGGTTTTAGTAGTAGGATTGATTTGGTTTGCGATTTATTATTCTGTTTTCCGTTATGCAATTGTCAAATTTAACTTAAAGACTCCTGGCAGGGAAGACCAATCGGAAACGGGAGTATCGGCTGCACCAGAAAGTAAGGATGGAAAAACAAGTAATCAGGCAAGAGAATTGTTATATGCTTTAGGTGGAGCAGAAAATATTGTCTCGCTTGATAACTGTATTACTAGATTACGATTAGTGGTTGATGATATGAAAAAACTCAATGAACCGGCATTGAAGAAAAATGGCGCCCTTGGCGTGATTAAATTAGATGCCCATAATGTTCAAGTGGTCATTGGCCCGCAAGTAAACCATGTTCGAGTTGAAATGGATAAGCTTATAGATATTAATGAAGTGAAGAGCGGATGA
- a CDS encoding MalY/PatB family protein: protein MKHHFDQSVNRIGTYCTQWDYMKDRFGSNDLVPFSISDMDFRSPPEMIEAIHKRTDHGIFGYTRWNHDDYKSSITGWYKRRFDAEISIDWVLYSPSVIYSIARLIEILSSESDHVIMQVPAYDAFFHVINESKRDLIPNPLLYQNGKYEIDFDDLEKKLLHPKAKVLLLCNPHNPTGRVWTEQELKKIVELCAKYQVKIISDDIHMDITYQDRRFIPITGLADDLQNIYICTSASKTFNTPGLGGSYLLIPNEKTRESFMKLLKYRDGVSSATIFGEISVIEGYRHGDQWVDELCSYLYNNMKLVKEFIDQELPSIQFHIPESTYLAWMDCTELGKTNQELQQALVEVGKVGIMSGAVYGEDRGIFLRMNVGCPQSKVSEGLERLKRSVLSLTP from the coding sequence ATGAAACATCATTTTGATCAATCTGTCAATCGAATCGGAACATATTGTACCCAGTGGGATTATATGAAGGATCGATTTGGTTCAAATGATTTAGTGCCTTTCAGCATCTCAGATATGGACTTTCGAAGCCCTCCAGAAATGATTGAGGCGATCCACAAACGCACCGATCATGGGATTTTTGGTTATACGAGATGGAACCATGATGATTATAAATCTTCGATTACCGGTTGGTATAAAAGGAGGTTCGATGCCGAAATATCAATAGATTGGGTACTCTATAGTCCGAGTGTCATTTATTCGATTGCAAGACTGATCGAAATTTTATCATCTGAAAGTGATCACGTCATTATGCAGGTGCCTGCCTACGATGCCTTTTTTCATGTCATTAACGAATCGAAACGCGACCTAATTCCTAACCCGCTTTTGTATCAAAATGGAAAATATGAAATTGATTTCGATGATTTGGAAAAAAAACTGCTGCATCCAAAAGCAAAGGTCTTATTGCTTTGCAATCCTCACAACCCGACGGGAAGGGTATGGACAGAGCAGGAGCTAAAGAAAATCGTCGAACTTTGTGCCAAGTACCAGGTAAAGATCATTTCTGATGATATTCATATGGATATTACCTACCAAGACCGCCGGTTTATTCCTATTACCGGCTTGGCAGATGATCTGCAAAATATTTATATCTGTACGTCTGCCAGTAAAACCTTTAATACACCAGGCTTGGGCGGGTCCTATCTATTGATTCCGAACGAAAAGACGAGAGAAAGCTTTATGAAGCTTTTAAAATATAGGGATGGCGTTTCGAGTGCCACTATTTTTGGAGAAATTTCCGTTATCGAAGGATATCGTCATGGTGATCAGTGGGTTGATGAGCTATGTTCCTATCTGTATAATAATATGAAATTGGTGAAAGAATTCATCGATCAAGAACTGCCATCCATTCAGTTTCATATCCCTGAATCCACGTATTTAGCATGGATGGACTGCACCGAACTTGGGAAAACCAATCAAGAGCTCCAGCAAGCCCTCGTTGAAGTGGGGAAGGTCGGAATCATGTCTGGCGCAGTCTATGGCGAGGACAGAGGAATCTTTTTACGAATGAATGTTGGGTGTCCTCAATCAAAAGTCAGCGAAGGTTTAGAGAGACTAAAACGCTCGGTTCTATCTCTTACACCGTAA
- a CDS encoding MurR/RpiR family transcriptional regulator, with the protein MVRKGDNMQSFMKRLIQHRDQLSQLEKQVLDYIIRYPKKLVHLKLEEVAKEMYISTATISRTCKRLGFQGFQDFKLQLHLNIRDEAQGVSQGISESLSFHVKRYEKDIQGVLNRIDEEKLNKAASMMIQARHVEWFGMGHSYSVCWDASKKLLMLGKSSMARMDWDDLRSAALNVRTDDLAIFVSYSGETLNILEYAHILKERGITILSIVGTPSNRLVELSDFVFYTPIEHCYLDDIDMCSRAPFQLFLDLLLVEYRNLINGRRSH; encoded by the coding sequence ATGGTTAGAAAAGGTGATAACATGCAATCTTTTATGAAACGGCTGATCCAGCATCGGGATCAATTAAGTCAGCTGGAAAAGCAGGTACTGGATTATATCATTCGCTACCCCAAGAAGCTTGTTCATTTAAAACTCGAAGAGGTCGCAAAGGAAATGTATATTTCGACTGCTACCATCAGCCGAACCTGTAAAAGACTTGGCTTTCAAGGCTTCCAAGATTTTAAACTCCAGCTGCATTTAAACATAAGGGATGAAGCTCAAGGTGTAAGCCAGGGAATTTCTGAATCCTTATCTTTCCATGTAAAACGCTATGAAAAAGATATACAAGGAGTATTAAATAGAATCGATGAAGAGAAGCTGAATAAAGCTGCTTCGATGATGATACAGGCAAGACATGTAGAATGGTTCGGTATGGGCCATTCCTATTCTGTTTGCTGGGATGCATCCAAAAAACTGCTGATGTTAGGCAAAAGCAGCATGGCTCGAATGGATTGGGATGATTTACGAAGTGCTGCCCTCAACGTAAGAACGGATGATCTTGCTATTTTTGTCTCCTATAGCGGAGAAACCTTAAATATTTTAGAGTATGCGCATATCCTAAAAGAACGTGGAATCACGATTCTATCCATCGTCGGAACTCCATCAAACCGTTTAGTGGAACTATCGGATTTTGTTTTTTACACTCCCATTGAACATTGCTACCTTGATGATATTGATATGTGCTCCCGGGCACCCTTTCAACTTTTCTTGGATTTATTGCTTGTAGAATATCGGAATTTGATTAATGGCCGAAGAAGTCATTAA
- the gloA2 gene encoding SMU1112c/YaeR family gloxylase I-like metalloprotein: protein MKLNRIHHIAIICSNYERSKKFYIDTLRLNVLREVYREERQSYKLDLEVNGLYQIELFSFPNPPERPSFPEAAGLRHLAFEVDDIEEWREYLISNGIDVEQVRIDSYTDKKFTFFADPDGLPIEIYEV, encoded by the coding sequence GTGAAACTTAATCGTATCCATCATATTGCTATTATTTGTTCTAATTATGAAAGATCCAAGAAGTTTTATATAGATACCCTTAGGTTGAACGTTTTAAGAGAAGTCTACCGTGAGGAGAGGCAATCATACAAACTGGACTTGGAAGTAAACGGGCTTTACCAGATCGAGCTATTCTCTTTTCCGAATCCGCCAGAACGGCCGAGCTTTCCTGAAGCAGCGGGACTTCGTCATTTAGCTTTTGAGGTAGATGATATAGAAGAGTGGAGAGAGTACCTTATTTCAAATGGGATAGATGTTGAACAAGTGAGAATAGATTCATACACAGATAAGAAATTCACATTCTTTGCTGATCCGGATGGTTTGCCGATTGAAATTTATGAAGTTTGA
- a CDS encoding phospho-sugar mutase gives MSWKESANNWLSFENLDRELKSQLEELFYTEKLLEDCYYKHLEFGTGGMRGEIGPGTNRMNIYTIRRASEGLAQYIAEQGEEAKQKGIVIAFDSRHKSPEFALEVAKTVGKHGIKAYLFEELRPTPELSFAVRYLTAYAGVVITASHNPPEYNGFKVYGEDGGQIPPEAADKIIKYVNAVENELTVKVANEKEMLEDGLLTYIGESIDRAYVNQLKTIQLNPELVAKMAKDLKIVFSPLHGTANKPVRDGLKAFGFENVTIVEEQELPDPNFSTVKSPNPEEHAAFELAIKYGKEIDADILLGTDPDADRLGVAVKNSEGQFEVLSGNQMGALMLDYLLSQKQEKGLLPENGIVIKTIVTSEIGRKIGGAYGIPTLDTLTGFKFIGEKINEFEKTGQHSFLFGYEESYGYLIGDFVRDKDAVQSAIFAAEVAAYYKSKGMSLYEGLLEVFEKYGFFQEALESITLKGKDGAEKIAHLMEAVRKQPLKEVNGIAVNRIEDYSSSTYSNVQKGEEGPIELPKSNVLKYHLTDGSWFCLRPSGTEPKAKFYFSVVSDNLEDSKKKLKELKNAVMDRIEEILK, from the coding sequence ATGAGTTGGAAAGAATCGGCGAACAACTGGCTTAGTTTTGAAAATCTAGATAGAGAGTTAAAGAGCCAGTTAGAAGAATTATTCTACACAGAAAAGCTATTGGAAGATTGTTATTATAAACACTTAGAATTTGGTACAGGTGGTATGCGTGGAGAGATCGGACCGGGTACTAATAGGATGAATATCTATACGATTCGCAGAGCTTCTGAAGGCCTTGCTCAGTATATCGCAGAGCAGGGAGAAGAAGCTAAGCAAAAAGGAATCGTTATTGCTTTTGATTCCCGTCATAAATCACCTGAATTTGCCTTGGAAGTGGCAAAAACAGTAGGGAAGCATGGCATTAAAGCCTATTTATTTGAGGAACTAAGGCCGACTCCGGAACTATCATTTGCTGTAAGATATCTAACTGCCTATGCTGGTGTGGTTATCACTGCCAGCCATAATCCTCCTGAGTACAATGGATTTAAGGTCTATGGTGAAGATGGTGGTCAAATCCCGCCAGAAGCTGCGGATAAAATTATTAAGTATGTAAATGCTGTTGAAAATGAGCTTACTGTTAAAGTAGCTAATGAAAAAGAAATGCTGGAGGATGGTCTTTTAACTTATATCGGTGAAAGCATTGATCGGGCATATGTGAATCAGCTAAAAACGATTCAATTAAACCCTGAACTAGTTGCGAAGATGGCGAAAGATTTAAAAATTGTCTTTTCTCCTCTTCATGGTACAGCGAATAAGCCGGTTAGGGATGGGTTAAAAGCTTTTGGTTTTGAAAATGTAACGATTGTAGAAGAGCAGGAACTGCCTGATCCTAACTTTTCTACAGTAAAATCTCCAAATCCGGAAGAGCATGCTGCGTTTGAATTGGCAATCAAGTATGGAAAAGAAATAGATGCTGATATTTTATTGGGAACAGATCCGGATGCAGACAGGCTTGGCGTTGCAGTGAAGAATAGTGAAGGACAATTTGAAGTGTTATCAGGTAATCAAATGGGTGCCTTAATGCTTGACTATTTACTTTCTCAGAAACAAGAGAAGGGACTTCTTCCCGAAAATGGGATTGTTATAAAAACAATCGTGACCTCTGAAATTGGCCGTAAGATCGGTGGTGCCTATGGTATTCCAACTCTTGATACTTTGACAGGTTTTAAATTCATTGGCGAAAAGATTAATGAATTTGAGAAAACTGGCCAGCATTCCTTCCTATTTGGATATGAAGAAAGTTATGGTTATTTGATTGGTGACTTTGTTCGTGATAAGGATGCTGTTCAATCTGCAATTTTTGCAGCCGAAGTAGCAGCTTATTATAAATCAAAGGGAATGAGTTTATATGAAGGGCTCTTAGAGGTTTTCGAAAAATACGGATTCTTTCAGGAAGCTTTGGAATCTATCACTCTAAAAGGTAAGGACGGAGCCGAGAAGATTGCTCATCTAATGGAAGCCGTTAGAAAACAGCCATTGAAGGAAGTTAATGGAATTGCGGTTAACCGTATAGAAGACTACTCTTCCAGTACATATTCGAATGTACAGAAAGGGGAAGAAGGACCGATCGAGCTGCCAAAATCAAACGTCCTTAAATATCACCTGACAGATGGATCCTGGTTCTGCCTTCGTCCATCAGGTACAGAGCCAAAAGCTAAGTTTTATTTTAGTGTAGTATCAGATAACTTGGAAGACAGCAAAAAGAAGCTCAAAGAGTTAAAAAATGCTGTCATGGATAGAATAGAAGAAATTCTGAAATAA
- a CDS encoding glycosyltransferase family protein — MKTIAYYISDYGYGHASRSIAIIRELLKLSLNIRVIVCHSFALSFLRESLDQNKVAYREIKTDIGYLLKKDSILPDKQKIIEEYMQFVSNWDNRISTEENFLKSNEVDLVISDISPIAFEAAKNLDIPSIGLSNFTWYTAYENFIEKEDLKVFEEAYKAMNCFISLAASKEPEWGREQNIERNFYSREVITNEVWRIKKEINPFNDKYIVFVGIGMKMDLQFLEQLPLWDNQDCMFVVSSNININRQNIIQIPPWYLESQNYIAACNFVITKAGWGTASEAVSSKVPLLIIDRESMQEDQNTIAYLKKYNLCKVIDWNEFKCLRLEKGFLDSVMNIKPRIFHNENEVKKILQDILQFI, encoded by the coding sequence ATGAAAACAATTGCCTATTATATTTCTGATTATGGTTATGGACATGCGTCCAGAAGTATTGCCATCATTAGAGAATTACTAAAACTGTCATTGAATATAAGAGTAATAGTTTGTCATTCTTTTGCATTATCATTCTTGAGAGAGTCTCTAGATCAAAATAAAGTTGCATATAGGGAAATTAAAACAGACATTGGATACCTTTTAAAAAAGGACTCTATTCTGCCTGATAAACAAAAAATTATTGAAGAATACATGCAATTTGTTTCAAACTGGGACAATAGAATTAGCACAGAAGAAAACTTTTTGAAGAGCAATGAAGTAGACCTGGTTATTTCTGATATTTCTCCCATCGCTTTTGAAGCTGCTAAGAACCTAGACATTCCATCTATTGGATTATCTAACTTTACATGGTACACAGCATATGAAAACTTTATTGAGAAAGAGGATTTAAAGGTTTTTGAAGAGGCATATAAGGCCATGAATTGTTTTATTTCTTTGGCAGCCAGTAAAGAGCCGGAATGGGGAAGAGAACAAAATATAGAGCGTAACTTTTATTCTAGAGAAGTAATTACTAACGAAGTTTGGAGAATTAAGAAAGAGATTAATCCCTTTAACGATAAATATATTGTTTTTGTAGGAATAGGGATGAAAATGGATCTCCAATTTCTTGAACAGCTACCTCTTTGGGATAACCAAGATTGTATGTTTGTTGTTTCTTCAAATATTAATATAAATCGGCAAAATATTATACAGATACCTCCATGGTATTTAGAATCCCAAAATTATATAGCAGCATGTAATTTTGTGATTACAAAGGCAGGTTGGGGGACAGCTAGTGAAGCGGTTTCTTCTAAGGTTCCGCTTTTAATCATAGATCGGGAATCAATGCAGGAGGATCAAAATACGATTGCATATTTAAAGAAATATAACCTCTGTAAAGTCATAGACTGGAACGAATTCAAATGCCTTAGACTTGAGAAAGGTTTTCTAGATAGTGTAATGAATATAAAACCGAGAATTTTTCATAATGAAAATGAAGTAAAGAAGATTTTACAAGATATTCTACAGTTTATTTGA
- a CDS encoding sugar phosphate nucleotidyltransferase produces MKLVLLSGGSGKRLWPLSNDTRSKQFLKVLEGKDTVKQSMVQRVWGQLESVNLSDSAVIATSKMQRDMIHSQIGTYVPLIIEPERRDTFPAIALAASYLYSVQHADENEVVAVLPVDPYVEDDFFERVKELENVLLNSEADLALMGVKPTYPSSKYGYIVPKGNVDKNEPFTVDRFTEKPSEEKAQDLINMNALWNCGVFAFQLKYLINILKEKNLPLDFEELSLQYKELPKISFDYEVVEKANHIVALPYEGYWKDLGTWNTLTEEMATVQIGKGVLSEDSNNSHLINELDIPVTVLGVKDVVVAASPDGILVADKASSPKIKDVISGFDHPPMYEERLWGWSRVLDYAKYNDGQEMVTKRICIHESKNSSYHYHNLRDEVWTIVRGEGELALDDYITRVKAGDIIHLPAGKKHGIKALSDLEFVEVQTGIGISDEDFTRLYFQWEDVLEHFNKSKAKVIL; encoded by the coding sequence ATGAAATTAGTACTTTTATCGGGTGGCTCTGGCAAACGCCTCTGGCCATTGTCGAACGATACGAGGTCAAAACAATTTCTTAAAGTATTAGAAGGTAAAGATACTGTAAAACAATCAATGGTTCAACGTGTATGGGGACAATTGGAATCTGTGAATCTATCCGATTCAGCAGTTATTGCAACATCAAAAATGCAGCGTGATATGATTCATAGCCAGATTGGTACTTATGTTCCGCTTATTATCGAGCCGGAAAGAAGAGATACTTTTCCAGCTATCGCATTAGCAGCATCTTATTTATATTCTGTCCAGCATGCTGACGAGAATGAAGTAGTAGCTGTATTGCCGGTAGATCCTTATGTTGAAGATGATTTCTTCGAAAGAGTTAAAGAATTAGAGAATGTTTTATTAAATTCAGAAGCTGATTTGGCATTAATGGGTGTAAAGCCTACATACCCGTCATCCAAGTATGGATATATTGTTCCTAAAGGAAATGTAGATAAGAATGAGCCATTTACAGTTGACCGATTTACCGAGAAGCCAAGCGAGGAAAAAGCTCAGGACTTAATTAACATGAACGCACTTTGGAATTGCGGAGTTTTTGCTTTCCAGTTAAAATATCTAATTAATATTCTAAAAGAGAAAAATTTGCCCTTGGATTTTGAAGAGTTATCCCTTCAGTATAAAGAGTTACCAAAGATTAGCTTTGACTATGAAGTGGTGGAAAAGGCAAATCATATTGTTGCTTTGCCATATGAAGGGTATTGGAAAGATCTTGGTACTTGGAATACGCTTACTGAAGAAATGGCTACGGTTCAAATTGGAAAAGGTGTGCTTAGTGAGGATTCTAATAATTCTCACTTGATTAATGAGCTTGATATTCCAGTTACTGTGTTGGGTGTTAAAGATGTTGTTGTGGCTGCTAGTCCAGATGGTATTCTAGTAGCAGACAAGGCTTCTAGTCCAAAGATTAAAGACGTGATTAGTGGATTTGATCATCCTCCAATGTACGAAGAAAGATTATGGGGTTGGTCCAGAGTACTTGATTATGCAAAATATAATGATGGGCAGGAAATGGTAACGAAGAGAATTTGTATTCATGAGAGTAAAAACTCAAGCTATCATTATCATAATCTCCGAGATGAAGTTTGGACAATTGTTAGGGGTGAAGGGGAACTGGCTCTTGACGATTATATTACCCGTGTAAAAGCAGGGGATATTATACATTTACCTGCAGGAAAGAAACATGGTATTAAAGCTTTGTCTGATTTGGAGTTTGTTGAAGTTCAAACTGGGATAGGGATTAGTGATGAGGACTTTACACGGTTATACTTCCAATGGGAAGATGTTCTTGAGCATTTTAATAAATCGAAAGCAAAAGTTATTTTGTAA
- a CDS encoding UDP-glucose dehydrogenase family protein, protein MKLAVVGTGYVGLVTGVALSHIGHYVTCIDIDEEKVRKMSKGISPIYEPGLEDLMLQNIQSGRLTFTTEHNKGFAGVDAIYIAVGTPEKEDGSANLMYIDEVIKNIAENVDKDIIVVTKSTVPVGTNHYIKKLLKELVKGAIKVEVVSNPEFLREGSSVYDTFNGDRIVIGADSEEAATVIEEINKPFGIPIFKTDVRSAEMIKYASNAFLATKISFINEIANICEKLGADVESVSLGMGMDKRIGSMFLNAGIGYGGSCFPKDTKALTQIASNIDHEFELLKAVIQVNNNQQRILLDRAKERFDSIRGKRAAILGLAFKPNTDDMREAASIILSKQLVEEGVQVTAFDPIAISNAKKLLPEQVVYANSLEDAIDGVDMIFILTDWDEFKDIDLKVYVEKMKEPIIFDGRNCYGLDRVKDYPIEYHSVGRNTIYNLEKQLIKH, encoded by the coding sequence ATGAAATTAGCAGTAGTAGGTACTGGCTATGTTGGGTTGGTTACTGGGGTAGCATTGTCCCATATTGGTCACTATGTTACTTGTATAGATATAGATGAAGAAAAAGTAAGAAAAATGAGTAAAGGTATTTCTCCTATTTATGAGCCAGGATTAGAAGATCTGATGCTCCAAAATATTCAAAGTGGGCGTTTAACTTTTACAACAGAGCATAATAAGGGCTTTGCTGGTGTGGACGCAATATATATTGCAGTAGGTACACCAGAAAAAGAAGATGGTTCAGCCAATTTAATGTATATTGATGAGGTTATTAAAAATATCGCTGAAAATGTTGATAAAGATATTATTGTGGTAACTAAAAGTACTGTTCCAGTTGGTACTAATCATTATATTAAAAAGTTGTTAAAAGAATTAGTAAAAGGGGCTATTAAAGTAGAAGTTGTTTCTAACCCTGAGTTTCTCAGGGAAGGTTCTTCGGTATATGATACCTTTAATGGAGATCGGATTGTAATCGGTGCAGATAGTGAAGAAGCGGCTACGGTTATTGAAGAAATCAATAAGCCTTTTGGAATTCCCATATTCAAAACAGATGTAAGAAGTGCAGAAATGATCAAATATGCATCGAATGCTTTTTTAGCAACAAAAATTAGCTTTATTAATGAAATTGCAAATATTTGTGAAAAGCTTGGTGCGGATGTAGAAAGTGTCTCTCTCGGAATGGGAATGGACAAGCGTATTGGTTCTATGTTCTTAAACGCAGGAATTGGTTATGGTGGCTCTTGTTTCCCAAAAGATACAAAAGCATTGACTCAAATTGCATCTAACATTGATCATGAATTTGAATTACTAAAAGCAGTAATCCAGGTGAACAACAATCAGCAAAGAATTTTACTTGATAGAGCAAAAGAGCGATTTGATTCTATTAGAGGAAAGAGAGCAGCAATTCTAGGGTTAGCATTTAAGCCTAATACGGACGATATGCGTGAGGCTGCTTCTATTATTTTATCCAAGCAGCTAGTAGAAGAAGGGGTACAAGTTACTGCTTTCGATCCGATTGCAATTAGTAATGCAAAGAAGCTTTTACCCGAGCAAGTGGTATACGCAAATTCTTTGGAGGATGCAATTGACGGAGTAGATATGATCTTTATCCTAACAGATTGGGATGAATTTAAAGATATTGATTTAAAAGTATATGTCGAAAAGATGAAAGAGCCGATTATTTTTGATGGGCGTAATTGCTATGGGTTAGATAGGGTGAAAGATTATCCTATTGAATACCACTCTGTAGGACGAAATACTATATACAATCTTGAAAAACAACTGATTAAACATTAA